A stretch of the Archaeoglobus neptunius genome encodes the following:
- a CDS encoding heparan-alpha-glucosaminide N-acetyltransferase: MRYSEIDFARGLAVVLMLVFHFFFDASYFGKIELNGIFWYYFPRFIGGMFIFISGYTLSIIRPDFKRVGKKALKLAALAAFITLVTYVGVPGSYVVYGIIHFFATATVAGYLFLKYPRMQLFAGLSLFLAGIYFNQLRLQTGVLVWLGLMPYGFSTLDYYPFLPWFGIFLLGMFAGSHIKPEGKFPEIPLISTLGKNSLKVYIIQHPVIILFLHLLYGDVLQQIL, translated from the coding sequence ATGAGGTACAGTGAAATTGATTTTGCCAGAGGTCTTGCAGTAGTACTGATGCTCGTATTTCACTTTTTTTTCGACGCATCCTACTTCGGCAAAATTGAACTTAACGGCATTTTCTGGTACTACTTCCCCAGGTTTATCGGTGGTATGTTCATCTTCATCTCTGGCTACACACTTTCAATCATCCGGCCGGATTTTAAGAGGGTTGGAAAAAAGGCCCTGAAACTTGCAGCTCTTGCCGCTTTCATAACCCTGGTGACGTATGTGGGCGTTCCCGGCAGCTATGTCGTCTATGGGATCATCCACTTTTTCGCAACAGCCACAGTTGCAGGATATCTTTTTCTAAAGTATCCCAGAATGCAGCTTTTTGCCGGTCTCTCTCTTTTTCTGGCAGGCATTTATTTCAATCAGCTAAGACTTCAGACTGGAGTTCTGGTCTGGCTGGGTTTGATGCCCTACGGTTTCTCCACACTTGATTATTATCCCTTCCTCCCGTGGTTTGGGATATTTCTTCTTGGGATGTTTGCAGGCAGCCACATTAAGCCTGAAGGAAAGTTTCCGGAAATTCCTCTAATTTCCACTCTCGGAAAAAATTCACTGAAAGTTTACATTATACAGCATCCGGTAATCATTCTTTTCCTTCATCTTCTTTACGGCGATGTTCTCCAGCAGATTCTGTAG
- a CDS encoding M20/M25/M40 family metallo-hydrolase, translating to MLLKKLVEIESPTGHEGELRNFVMNYLEEVGYEVAEGDYFISTKTKSDLIVATHLDTVAVKAPFSQDGVYAYGTGVCDAKASIAAILEAAEKGVDFTVAFFCDEEEGGRGSNEFVETWKHGRMAIVMEPTDLKIASKHYGSFDLRVNVRGKPCHASYPDLGLNAIERAFEVINELKKRFKATPLKIEGGSEDYIIPHYCRIKFDVLVEPEMRIEDALKGIEFLGRYGEYEVTYAYDGYISGNVVSLLEEAMKAAGINPEHTEMPSWTDALNLKDRYDVVVWGPGELQRCHTAIERVRLEDVARSRDVLLKLNEIFK from the coding sequence ATGCTGCTCAAGAAGCTCGTCGAAATCGAGTCGCCCACGGGCCATGAAGGAGAACTGAGAAATTTTGTGATGAACTACCTTGAAGAGGTCGGTTATGAAGTTGCTGAAGGCGATTACTTCATTTCCACAAAAACCAAATCTGACCTGATTGTGGCAACTCACCTGGATACAGTTGCCGTAAAGGCCCCGTTCAGTCAGGATGGTGTATACGCATACGGTACCGGAGTTTGCGATGCAAAGGCCAGTATCGCTGCTATTCTTGAAGCTGCGGAGAAAGGAGTCGATTTTACAGTCGCATTTTTCTGCGATGAAGAAGAGGGGGGTAGGGGTTCAAATGAATTTGTCGAAACGTGGAAGCATGGCAGAATGGCAATTGTCATGGAACCAACCGATCTCAAAATAGCTTCAAAACATTACGGCAGCTTCGATTTAAGAGTTAACGTCAGGGGTAAACCATGTCATGCCTCGTATCCGGATCTGGGTTTGAATGCAATTGAGAGAGCTTTTGAGGTAATAAACGAGCTGAAAAAACGTTTTAAGGCCACACCTCTTAAAATAGAGGGAGGAAGTGAGGATTATATCATCCCACACTACTGCAGGATCAAGTTCGACGTTCTGGTAGAACCGGAAATGAGGATTGAAGATGCACTGAAAGGAATTGAATTTCTCGGAAGGTATGGGGAATACGAGGTTACCTATGCTTATGATGGATATATAAGTGGCAACGTTGTCTCACTTCTCGAAGAGGCCATGAAGGCTGCCGGAATTAACCCTGAACACACGGAAATGCCTTCCTGGACTGATGCTTTAAACCTGAAGGACAGATACGACGTTGTTGTATGGGGTCCAGGGGAACTGCAGCGCTGCCACACCGCAATAGAGAGGGTAAGGCTTGAAGACGTTGCGAGGTCCAGGGATGTGCTGTTAAAACTTAACGAAATATTTAAATAA
- a CDS encoding GNAT family N-acetyltransferase, which yields MIVRTVERDDISSFVEVYTKAYEGLEEYAYTRRREIRNYFKWLFSRDRDGFMVAEVDGEVVGFVACDTNWISVFERQKVGEIHELFILPEWRCRGIGSVLLGRAIEYSKSRGRRIAELWAGRTNYRARRFYSSHGFREAGEWGKWIRMIRDL from the coding sequence GTGATCGTCAGGACGGTTGAAAGAGATGACATCAGCAGCTTCGTCGAGGTTTACACAAAAGCCTACGAGGGTCTTGAGGAGTACGCATATACCAGAAGGAGGGAGATAAGGAACTACTTTAAATGGTTGTTCTCCAGAGACAGGGATGGGTTCATGGTTGCTGAGGTGGATGGTGAGGTGGTGGGGTTTGTGGCTTGTGACACCAATTGGATCAGTGTTTTTGAGAGGCAGAAGGTTGGAGAAATCCACGAGCTGTTCATACTTCCGGAATGGAGGTGCAGGGGTATAGGATCCGTTCTGCTCGGCAGAGCCATTGAATACTCGAAGAGCAGAGGTAGAAGAATAGCCGAACTTTGGGCCGGAAGAACGAACTACAGAGCGCGAAGATTTTATTCCAGCCACGGGTTCAGGGAGGCGGGAGAATGGGGAAAATGGATTAGAATGATCAGGGATCTTTAA
- a CDS encoding shikimate kinase yields MIGTAYAAGTVLNALATGKGSAFGIEIKTTVKLKPEEDKEISITLNGRKIKSFVAERILRAENIGGEVVVKSEIPGGSGLGSSSAFVNALLIALYKFRDFEINAHEILKTNARVSLETGISYTGAFDDAAASLLGGFVVSDNIGMKLYRWDRPKFHAAVLIPEFTRGKVNWREIRKNSAEVQPAFEYALDGNYCRAMRKNTEYYCRMIGYPLEIAEAGWKVNVCCGLSGNGPAYVAFGSKSEMKSIAEVWRPYGKVIVRKVPDSPSEDVQVPESLFKDP; encoded by the coding sequence ATGATCGGGACTGCATACGCCGCCGGAACAGTACTGAACGCTCTGGCAACCGGAAAGGGGTCTGCATTTGGAATTGAGATCAAAACAACCGTAAAACTCAAACCTGAGGAGGACAAAGAAATTTCAATTACCCTTAATGGCAGGAAGATAAAGAGTTTTGTGGCCGAGAGAATTCTGAGAGCCGAAAATATTGGTGGAGAGGTTGTGGTTAAATCTGAAATCCCCGGTGGGAGTGGTCTCGGAAGCAGCAGCGCATTCGTCAACGCCCTTTTGATTGCATTATACAAGTTCAGGGATTTTGAAATCAATGCCCACGAAATACTGAAAACCAATGCCAGAGTATCGCTTGAAACTGGTATAAGCTATACCGGAGCTTTTGATGATGCCGCAGCGTCTCTACTCGGAGGTTTCGTTGTTTCAGACAACATCGGGATGAAGTTATACCGTTGGGACAGGCCAAAGTTTCATGCTGCAGTTCTGATCCCGGAATTCACAAGAGGAAAAGTAAACTGGAGAGAAATCAGGAAAAACTCGGCTGAGGTTCAACCAGCGTTTGAGTATGCTCTGGATGGAAACTACTGCAGAGCAATGAGGAAGAACACTGAGTATTACTGCAGAATGATTGGATATCCCCTTGAAATTGCGGAAGCCGGATGGAAAGTGAATGTTTGCTGTGGCCTCTCCGGAAACGGTCCTGCTTACGTTGCGTTCGGCAGTAAAAGCGAGATGAAGTCGATAGCAGAGGTATGGAGGCCTTACGGGAAAGTTATTGTCAGAAAAGTACCGGATTCACCGTCGGAAGACGTACAGGTGCCAGAGTCCCTGTTTAAAGATCCCTGA
- the cgi121 gene encoding KEOPS complex subunit Cgi121: MRVTFGELIVDDLSSFNVDFAAFVNSRYVVSLEVLEFAAKKAIGNWERGKRISRSLPIEILLYYASTRQIKDALKIGIHEGKNRVGAVILDDRRVAELRFRELKFNPEYDFKAVKEFYGITDEEMEIAGVEKLPLLVRERIALFSAFEEVVK, translated from the coding sequence ATGAGGGTAACATTCGGCGAACTCATCGTTGACGATCTTTCCAGCTTTAATGTTGACTTCGCAGCATTTGTGAACAGCAGATATGTGGTTTCGCTTGAAGTACTTGAATTTGCAGCAAAAAAGGCTATTGGAAACTGGGAAAGAGGAAAAAGAATATCCAGATCGCTGCCGATTGAAATCCTGCTCTACTATGCATCAACGAGACAGATCAAAGATGCTCTGAAGATAGGCATTCATGAGGGGAAAAACAGGGTTGGAGCGGTGATTCTCGATGACAGAAGAGTTGCAGAGTTGAGATTCAGAGAGCTGAAGTTCAATCCAGAGTACGATTTCAAGGCAGTAAAGGAATTTTACGGAATAACTGATGAGGAGATGGAGATAGCTGGGGTGGAAAAATTACCGCTCCTTGTTAGAGAAAGAATCGCCCTGTTCTCGGCTTTTGAGGAAGTGGTTAAATGA
- a CDS encoding RAD55 family ATPase, with translation MKLMKTGILPFDTQLGGGIPSGSVVLILEEPGAGADVFSYHFAVEGALHGENVFYLATDDAYEEIKEYVNLYFDLDEAVWENITLFSLTSAYNRESEKDAKDYLKKTMYDPIGGLKTILSHEEFERVIINNLTYFLANYPIEDVISLIEVLSKYAKRNESVFLLLMTKGMFDSRIETTIKHYADGVIELTLREVENEVQRRLKVIKFKGILVPKAILRYELTDKGIKMESVMRVL, from the coding sequence ATGAAACTGATGAAAACAGGAATACTCCCCTTCGATACACAGCTTGGTGGTGGAATACCATCCGGAAGTGTTGTGTTAATACTCGAGGAGCCGGGAGCCGGTGCTGATGTGTTCTCCTATCACTTTGCAGTTGAAGGGGCACTTCACGGGGAAAATGTGTTCTATCTGGCAACAGACGATGCGTACGAGGAGATAAAGGAATATGTAAACCTCTACTTTGATCTCGACGAGGCGGTGTGGGAGAACATTACACTTTTCAGTCTCACTTCTGCATACAACAGGGAAAGTGAGAAGGATGCAAAGGACTACCTCAAAAAGACGATGTACGACCCGATCGGCGGGTTAAAAACAATCCTCAGCCATGAGGAATTTGAAAGAGTCATAATAAACAACCTGACCTACTTCCTTGCAAACTATCCGATCGAGGATGTGATATCGCTGATAGAGGTTCTGTCCAAGTACGCAAAGAGAAACGAATCTGTTTTTCTTCTGCTCATGACGAAAGGTATGTTCGACTCAAGAATAGAGACCACGATCAAGCACTATGCGGATGGTGTAATCGAGCTAACCCTCAGGGAGGTAGAAAACGAGGTGCAGAGAAGGCTAAAGGTTATAAAATTCAAGGGAATACTGGTTCCAAAGGCAATTTTGAGATACGAACTGACGGACAAGGGGATAAAGATGGAGTCTGTGATGAGAGTGCTCTGA
- a CDS encoding minichromosome maintenance protein MCM, translated as MGISSPALWTEFFERYYREEINRLAYKLKSGGDGRSLYINFVKDLAIFQEGKLGEELIERPDEVLLHAEKGLVNVTNIYGVSLEGCKPRFYALPTARKILIRDLRAEHIGKFLAIEGIVRKVTEVRPRIVQAAFACLNCGSINIVPQEDSQLRQPFECSKCSTKKLIFLPDQSVSVDSQRLKVQEYPENLRGGEQPQTIDVILEGDLAGTVNPGDRVVINGIVRAKPRGVGQRKMTHMDLYIEGNSVEILHQEYEEFEITDKDREMIMQLAMSEDIYERIIRSIAPSIYGHEDVKLAIALQLFGGVPKKLPDGTEIRGDIHILLVGDPGVAKSQLLRYVHRIAPRSVYTTGKGTTTAGLTATAVRDEVDGRWTLEAGALVLADKGVALVDEIDKMRKEDTSALHEALEQQTISIAKAGINAILKARCALLGAANPKYGRFEKYTPVAEQIDMSPTLLSRFDLIFVLTDEPDEERDRRLVDHILHSHQLGEMLERVKNVSAEYDEDYIKARAVRIVPEIDPELLRKYIAYARKTVYPVLTDEAKKKIEEFYLSLRASAKDNSPVPITARQLESIVRLAEASARIRLSDRVEEEDVERVLEVMKRSLMQIAVDPETGKIDIDFAISGTSKTQRDRIMVIKKIIENLEESHENGVPEEEILREAEMEGIERSKAKEILSKLKQHGEVYTPRYGHYKLVSRV; from the coding sequence ATGGGTATAAGCAGTCCTGCACTATGGACGGAGTTCTTTGAAAGGTACTACAGAGAGGAAATCAACAGGCTTGCCTACAAATTAAAATCGGGAGGCGATGGAAGGTCCCTGTATATCAATTTCGTAAAAGATCTCGCCATATTCCAGGAAGGCAAGCTTGGCGAGGAATTAATCGAAAGACCTGACGAGGTTCTGCTTCATGCTGAAAAGGGTTTGGTTAATGTTACGAACATCTACGGTGTCTCTCTGGAAGGGTGCAAACCCAGATTTTATGCCCTCCCAACTGCAAGAAAAATCCTGATTAGAGATCTCAGGGCGGAGCACATTGGGAAGTTTCTCGCAATTGAGGGCATAGTGAGAAAGGTTACAGAAGTCAGACCAAGAATTGTTCAGGCTGCGTTCGCCTGTCTTAACTGCGGAAGCATAAACATAGTTCCTCAGGAAGACTCCCAGCTCAGACAGCCCTTTGAGTGCAGCAAATGCAGCACCAAGAAGCTGATCTTCCTTCCCGACCAGAGTGTTTCTGTGGACAGTCAGAGACTGAAGGTTCAGGAATACCCCGAAAATCTGAGAGGGGGTGAGCAACCGCAGACAATCGACGTAATTCTTGAGGGCGATCTGGCCGGGACGGTAAATCCGGGTGACAGAGTCGTGATTAATGGGATAGTCAGAGCCAAGCCCCGTGGAGTTGGCCAGAGAAAGATGACCCACATGGATCTTTACATAGAGGGTAACTCCGTCGAGATCCTCCACCAGGAGTACGAGGAATTCGAGATTACAGATAAAGACAGGGAGATGATAATGCAACTGGCAATGAGTGAAGACATCTACGAAAGGATAATAAGATCGATTGCTCCATCAATCTACGGCCACGAAGATGTCAAGCTTGCAATTGCCCTTCAGCTTTTTGGTGGGGTTCCGAAAAAGCTTCCCGATGGTACTGAAATCAGGGGTGATATCCACATTCTTCTTGTTGGTGACCCGGGTGTGGCCAAATCGCAGCTTCTGAGATACGTCCACAGAATCGCCCCGAGAAGTGTATACACCACCGGAAAGGGGACGACGACGGCGGGTTTAACTGCAACGGCTGTCAGGGATGAGGTTGATGGAAGATGGACACTTGAGGCAGGGGCCCTTGTTCTGGCAGATAAGGGCGTGGCCCTTGTTGATGAGATCGACAAGATGAGGAAGGAAGATACATCCGCCCTTCACGAAGCTCTTGAGCAGCAGACGATAAGCATAGCAAAGGCCGGGATAAACGCAATTCTAAAAGCCAGATGCGCTCTGCTCGGTGCAGCAAATCCAAAGTACGGAAGATTTGAAAAATACACACCTGTTGCAGAGCAGATTGACATGTCACCAACTTTACTTTCAAGATTTGACCTCATTTTCGTACTGACCGACGAACCAGATGAGGAGAGGGACAGAAGGCTCGTTGATCATATCCTGCACTCCCACCAGCTTGGAGAGATGCTGGAAAGAGTAAAGAACGTCTCCGCTGAGTATGATGAAGACTACATAAAGGCCAGGGCTGTGAGGATTGTCCCCGAAATAGACCCTGAACTGCTGAGAAAGTATATTGCGTATGCCAGAAAAACAGTATATCCCGTTCTAACAGATGAGGCAAAGAAGAAAATAGAGGAGTTTTATCTCTCTCTGCGAGCCAGTGCAAAGGACAATTCACCTGTTCCAATCACAGCGAGGCAGCTTGAAAGCATAGTAAGACTTGCCGAAGCTTCTGCGAGGATAAGACTCAGTGACAGAGTAGAAGAAGAGGATGTTGAGAGGGTTCTGGAAGTGATGAAGAGAAGTCTGATGCAAATAGCTGTTGATCCCGAAACAGGCAAGATTGACATTGATTTTGCCATCAGCGGAACATCGAAAACGCAGAGAGACAGAATCATGGTGATAAAGAAGATAATTGAGAATCTTGAAGAGAGTCATGAAAACGGAGTCCCGGAAGAGGAGATACTCAGAGAAGCGGAAATGGAGGGTATTGAAAGGAGTAAAGCGAAGGAGATACTTTCAAAGTTGAAACAGCATGGAGAAGTGTATACCCCCAGATACGGACATTACAAACTGGTAAGTAGAGTTTAA
- a CDS encoding thioredoxin family protein encodes MPEKSVKVFQSKEMLEFVRKLNISCEFVKEPEPCLGLPAIKLNRSNIYFHAIPEHSELQSFLFAIRFVSENETKPDVEVHVITFVSKFCPNCRATVDAVNGLTAKYGIEHHIIDASLFSGLAEKYEVMSVPTAIINSMRFVGAMGKNEVEKWIKAAIDGDYRDYIVEKLMNGDIEDVKRLAMSRNIGRELGELVGHREFMVRLGAMAAIESLHEENPEITKAAKEEITKLLTHEDERMREDAAMMLGIIGNEDDIKYLEELVGEGGRVGDSAGEAIDSIRGRKNG; translated from the coding sequence ATGCCGGAAAAGAGTGTTAAAGTATTTCAAAGTAAGGAAATGCTTGAGTTTGTGAGAAAGCTCAACATCTCCTGTGAGTTCGTCAAGGAACCTGAGCCGTGTCTTGGACTTCCTGCAATAAAGCTCAACAGGTCGAACATATACTTTCATGCCATTCCCGAACATTCAGAGTTACAATCTTTTTTATTCGCAATCAGATTCGTGTCCGAGAACGAGACAAAACCTGATGTGGAGGTGCATGTCATTACCTTTGTTTCCAAATTCTGTCCGAACTGCAGGGCAACCGTCGATGCTGTAAATGGTCTCACAGCCAAGTACGGAATAGAGCATCACATCATTGACGCATCCCTCTTCTCCGGGCTGGCCGAAAAATATGAGGTAATGAGTGTTCCGACCGCCATAATAAACAGCATGAGGTTTGTGGGGGCTATGGGTAAAAATGAAGTGGAGAAATGGATTAAAGCGGCCATCGATGGTGATTACAGAGACTACATTGTTGAGAAGCTCATGAACGGTGATATCGAGGATGTAAAAAGACTTGCCATGAGCAGGAACATTGGCAGAGAGCTTGGCGAGCTTGTTGGACACAGGGAGTTCATGGTGAGGCTGGGAGCAATGGCTGCAATAGAGTCTCTCCATGAGGAAAATCCGGAGATAACCAAGGCTGCAAAGGAAGAAATTACCAAACTGCTTACCCATGAAGATGAAAGGATGCGAGAAGATGCAGCGATGATGCTCGGAATAATTGGTAATGAGGATGATATTAAATATCTTGAAGAGCTGGTGGGAGAAGGCGGCAGGGTTGGTGATTCTGCCGGGGAGGCAATTGACAGTATAAGGGGGAGAAAAAATGGCTGA
- a CDS encoding alpha/beta hydrolase: MAEIVIGSIRATYNPRGDNAAILCPPHPLMGGDRFDIRLDRIASELIRRGISVLRFDYGQPFRSGIGEIEDAKKCISYLKDRHNLIGVVGYSFGSVVASNVADYCDSAVYISPIPSINSITFSDARSPKLFVIATKDQFVSLNEGVRLYEEASPPKQILKIDTDHFYFGKFDILARAVADFIQQNF, from the coding sequence ATGGCTGAGATAGTAATCGGTTCGATCCGTGCAACCTACAACCCGAGAGGAGACAATGCGGCAATTCTATGTCCTCCTCATCCGTTGATGGGCGGTGACAGGTTCGACATACGCCTCGATCGAATCGCTTCTGAACTCATCAGGAGGGGCATTTCTGTGCTGAGGTTTGATTATGGACAGCCCTTCAGAAGCGGTATCGGGGAAATAGAGGATGCCAAAAAGTGTATTTCATATCTGAAAGATAGACACAACTTGATAGGAGTGGTGGGATACTCATTCGGCAGTGTTGTTGCCTCAAACGTTGCTGACTACTGCGACTCCGCAGTGTACATTTCACCCATTCCGTCAATCAATTCAATAACTTTCTCCGATGCCAGAAGTCCCAAACTGTTCGTTATTGCCACCAAAGATCAGTTTGTGAGTCTGAACGAGGGGGTGAGGCTGTATGAGGAGGCGTCACCACCAAAACAAATTCTGAAAATCGACACAGATCACTTTTATTTCGGAAAGTTCGATATTCTGGCCAGGGCTGTTGCAGATTTCATTCAACAAAACTTCTGA
- a CDS encoding methyltransferase domain-containing protein — translation MGVLEDKKRARIFYKYFSKIYDLVNPIFYSDEMRRKVVDMAEISREDFVLEVGCGTGFTTAEIVDRVGQENVVAVDLTPEQMMKAVARFSDANFILGDAENLPFKDDTFDAAISAGSIEYWPNPQKGIEEMARVTKSGGRIVILAPRKPDNLLVRKFAESIMLFPSTQQCVSWFMSAGLDDVRYVEMGPYRFWSKLVVIVSGMVP, via the coding sequence ATGGGAGTTCTGGAGGACAAAAAAAGAGCAAGGATTTTTTATAAATATTTCTCTAAGATCTACGATCTTGTTAACCCCATTTTCTATTCCGATGAGATGAGGAGAAAAGTTGTGGACATGGCCGAGATTTCCAGAGAAGATTTCGTTCTCGAAGTGGGCTGCGGAACGGGATTTACAACCGCAGAAATTGTAGACAGGGTGGGTCAGGAGAATGTTGTTGCGGTCGACCTTACACCGGAACAGATGATGAAGGCTGTTGCAAGGTTCAGTGACGCCAACTTCATTCTGGGGGATGCTGAAAATCTACCCTTTAAAGATGATACCTTTGATGCCGCAATTTCTGCCGGAAGCATAGAGTACTGGCCCAACCCGCAGAAAGGCATAGAGGAAATGGCCAGAGTGACGAAGAGTGGTGGCAGGATCGTGATCCTTGCTCCAAGAAAGCCGGACAACCTGCTGGTTAGAAAATTTGCAGAGAGTATAATGCTCTTTCCCTCGACCCAGCAGTGCGTTTCCTGGTTTATGAGTGCGGGTCTGGATGATGTGCGGTATGTTGAGATGGGGCCTTACAGGTTCTGGAGCAAACTGGTTGTGATAGTAAGCGGCATGGTACCGTGA
- a CDS encoding 30S ribosomal protein S6e: protein MEFRVVISDPKTGKAYQKVIEGANANRLLGKQIGDVISGTIVELPPDYELKITGGTDKDGFPMRPDLPGTARRRLLLKGGVGYRPKEKGMRKRKGVRGKVISKDILQVNTVVVKHGKVPLEEIFKQKEE from the coding sequence ATGGAGTTCAGAGTTGTAATTTCGGATCCTAAAACCGGTAAAGCTTATCAGAAGGTCATCGAAGGAGCTAACGCCAACAGACTCCTGGGGAAGCAAATAGGTGATGTGATAAGCGGGACAATTGTCGAACTTCCTCCGGACTACGAACTTAAGATTACGGGTGGTACGGATAAAGACGGATTTCCAATGAGGCCAGATCTGCCCGGAACAGCCAGGAGGAGGCTGCTTTTAAAAGGAGGCGTCGGATACAGGCCCAAAGAAAAAGGCATGAGGAAAAGGAAAGGAGTGAGAGGCAAGGTAATCTCGAAGGACATACTCCAGGTGAATACCGTAGTGGTTAAGCACGGCAAGGTTCCGCTGGAAGAGATCTTCAAGCAGAAAGAAGAGTGA
- a CDS encoding DMT family transporter, with protein sequence MNTKVHALLALTMFIWAGSFVFIKIGLRELDPYNLAFYRFLIASPVIFLWVWLRRGLASVNRRDLVFISILALSGVSLLYAFQFLALKYTTATNASILINTSAIFVAVWGFVNEGANARRILGVTISFAGVVLLVSRGTADFFTSKTFFGDALMIVDGLLWAVYTVLGARMLVRYNHEILTAYTFALGTVYLIPFALWNGFANPFNLHAETVVSILYLSILCSVFAYVVWYYALSNSDSTSVAVYVYLVPLFTAVFAFFALNETPDIFTAIGGTITIVGVYITVSASS encoded by the coding sequence ATGAACACTAAGGTTCACGCCCTTCTGGCCCTTACAATGTTCATATGGGCAGGATCCTTTGTTTTCATTAAAATAGGTCTGAGAGAACTGGATCCATACAATCTGGCCTTTTATCGATTTCTCATCGCCTCACCTGTAATTTTTCTATGGGTATGGCTGCGCAGAGGTCTCGCTTCGGTAAACAGGAGAGACCTTGTATTCATCTCAATTCTCGCCCTATCCGGTGTTTCTCTGCTGTATGCCTTTCAGTTCCTGGCATTAAAGTACACCACGGCTACAAATGCCTCCATCCTCATCAACACCTCAGCAATATTCGTTGCCGTGTGGGGATTTGTTAATGAGGGTGCGAATGCCCGCAGAATTCTTGGTGTGACGATATCTTTTGCAGGCGTCGTTCTGCTGGTTTCAAGAGGGACGGCAGACTTTTTCACCTCAAAAACCTTTTTCGGAGATGCACTGATGATTGTCGATGGTCTTCTATGGGCGGTGTACACAGTTCTCGGGGCCAGGATGCTTGTGAGATACAATCACGAAATCCTGACAGCCTATACTTTTGCACTGGGTACCGTATACCTCATTCCCTTTGCACTGTGGAATGGTTTTGCCAACCCCTTTAACTTGCATGCTGAAACGGTGGTTTCAATCCTCTATCTGTCCATCCTCTGCTCCGTTTTCGCCTACGTTGTCTGGTATTACGCCCTCTCAAATTCCGACTCAACGAGCGTTGCAGTTTATGTGTATCTTGTCCCGCTTTTTACGGCAGTTTTTGCCTTTTTTGCCCTTAACGAAACTCCTGATATTTTCACAGCTATAGGCGGTACGATAACGATCGTCGGTGTTTACATAACCGTTTCTGCCAGTTCCTGA
- the pdxT gene encoding pyridoxal 5'-phosphate synthase glutaminase subunit PdxT, protein MRVAVVGVQGDVEEHVLITRKALKNLGIEGEVVATRKKGVVGKSDAVIIPGGESTTISKLIFSDGIADEILKLAESGKPVMGTCAGLILLSKYGDEQVEKTGTKLLELMDVGVKRNAFGRQRESFQVTLSLKYIGDFEAVFIRAPAITEVGKDVEVLGTFQNYIVAAKQENVLGLAFHPELTNDTRIHEYFLKLNEH, encoded by the coding sequence ATGAGGGTTGCTGTTGTCGGTGTTCAGGGGGACGTTGAGGAGCACGTTCTGATTACCAGAAAAGCCCTGAAAAATCTCGGGATTGAGGGTGAAGTGGTCGCCACGAGAAAAAAGGGTGTTGTGGGGAAGAGCGATGCGGTAATAATCCCCGGTGGAGAGAGCACAACGATCAGCAAGCTTATTTTTTCCGATGGCATAGCTGATGAAATCCTGAAACTGGCCGAGAGCGGTAAGCCGGTGATGGGTACATGTGCTGGCCTAATTCTGCTCTCAAAATACGGTGATGAACAGGTTGAAAAGACAGGAACCAAGCTTCTGGAATTGATGGACGTGGGTGTTAAGAGAAACGCATTCGGAAGACAGAGAGAGAGCTTTCAAGTAACCCTCAGTTTGAAGTACATAGGCGACTTTGAAGCGGTGTTCATCAGGGCTCCTGCCATTACGGAGGTGGGCAAGGACGTTGAAGTTCTTGGAACCTTCCAGAACTACATCGTCGCAGCAAAACAGGAAAATGTACTTGGCCTTGCTTTTCATCCCGAGCTGACAAATGACACCAGAATCCACGAGTATTTCCTGAAACTCAATGAACACTAA